The proteins below come from a single Dehalococcoidia bacterium genomic window:
- a CDS encoding bifunctional nuclease family protein: MIEMVIESIRVSLLNYQRVVILKEKESDRYLPIWIGPAEADAIAIKLQDVSVARPLTHDLLLATIGELGGRVLSIVVSDLNNDTFYARILLDVDGRQVELDSRPSDALALAVRAKAPIYAEETVLEKAGIYLEEEGQQTKPSERSETIDQQELEKLRPFAEFINSLDLGDFDQRRGSSSR; this comes from the coding sequence ATGATCGAAATGGTGATCGAGAGCATCCGGGTGAGCCTGCTCAACTACCAACGAGTGGTGATCCTGAAGGAAAAAGAGTCGGACCGCTACCTGCCTATCTGGATCGGGCCGGCGGAGGCCGACGCCATTGCCATCAAGCTGCAGGACGTCTCGGTCGCTCGACCGCTCACGCACGACCTGCTGCTTGCGACGATCGGCGAACTGGGCGGGCGCGTCCTCTCTATCGTCGTGAGCGACCTGAACAACGACACCTTCTATGCGCGCATCCTCCTCGATGTCGACGGCCGCCAAGTTGAGCTCGACTCTCGACCGAGCGACGCCTTGGCGCTCGCAGTCCGGGCGAAGGCGCCGATCTACGCGGAGGAGACTGTCCTCGAAAAAGCGGGGATCTATCTCGAAGAGGAAGGCCAGCAGACGAAGCCCAGCGAACGCTCAGAGACGATCGATCAGCAAGAGCTCGAGAAGCTGCGGCCCTTCGCAGAGTTCATCAACAGCCTCGACCTTGGCGACTTCGACCAGCGACGGGGCAGCAGTTCGCGATAG
- a CDS encoding general stress protein, translating to MTDMTVKEAGKKGGKTVKERYGPAFFSSIGKKGGRVVATERGPEFYAEIGKKGGEAVKEKHGTDYYARIGRKGGYAVKERHGPDYYSTIGKKGGETLKRSRATKPAES from the coding sequence ATGACGGACATGACCGTAAAGGAAGCCGGCAAGAAGGGGGGCAAGACCGTCAAGGAGCGCTACGGACCGGCGTTCTTCTCCAGCATTGGGAAGAAGGGCGGACGCGTCGTGGCGACCGAGCGCGGCCCGGAGTTCTACGCTGAGATTGGTAAAAAGGGCGGCGAGGCGGTGAAGGAGAAGCACGGGACCGACTATTACGCGCGCATCGGGCGAAAGGGCGGCTATGCCGTCAAGGAGCGCCACGGTCCCGACTACTACTCGACCATCGGCAAGAAGGGCGGCGAGACCCTCAAGCGCAGCCGAGCGACGAAGCCGGCAGAGTCATAA
- a CDS encoding GMC family oxidoreductase N-terminal domain-containing protein has product MENVDTIVIGAGSAGCVIASRLSEDRHHRVVLVEAGPDYGPVGAGRWPEPLLSARYQPGSHDWGYQMVARGRTYRQWRGKVVGGSSTINAAGITWPTRADLERWEALGNPGWGWAGLLPYLQRVERDRDGAWPGHGRDGLLPVTTGTSSSALIADLAGAYERHGVPRLADFNDPEAREGFGRETRNVLGARRVHLAEAYLDPARDRPNLTILSETIADRIVWRGDRADAVEVIRDGQRSRLAGERIVLCAGSFGTPAILQRSGIGPADRLRPLLEEGAPLHHLPGVGRNLWEQPGIFLRWEPAPGARERLMADGTPFAALVVKLKSDPALDWFDLHVFHSHLAIPGEGRFFGAQLWMLVPAESGEVLIASSDPLAPPRIRGGIGHPEDIARIAQGVRRLRAIIGEESLRSWIGEEAEPGARLDESALRAWVADHLDLYHHACGTAKLGPASDPLAVAEADGRVRGFRNLYLADASLIPVIPRAAVHLPVLALAEKIADELAGRGTAPPGYETAASS; this is encoded by the coding sequence GTGGAGAACGTCGACACGATCGTGATTGGCGCCGGCTCGGCAGGCTGTGTTATCGCAAGCCGGCTGAGCGAGGATCGTCACCATCGCGTTGTCCTCGTCGAGGCGGGACCAGATTACGGTCCGGTCGGAGCCGGTCGCTGGCCGGAACCGCTTCTCTCGGCGCGCTATCAGCCGGGGTCGCACGACTGGGGCTACCAGATGGTGGCGCGCGGCCGCACCTATCGCCAATGGCGCGGAAAGGTGGTCGGCGGCTCGTCCACGATCAATGCGGCAGGGATCACGTGGCCAACGCGAGCGGACCTCGAGCGGTGGGAAGCGCTCGGCAATCCCGGCTGGGGGTGGGCGGGGCTTCTTCCTTATTTGCAGCGCGTTGAACGCGACCGCGATGGGGCATGGCCCGGCCATGGGCGCGATGGACTGCTGCCCGTCACGACCGGCACCTCTTCCTCCGCGCTGATCGCCGATTTAGCCGGCGCCTACGAGCGGCACGGGGTTCCCCGGCTCGCCGACTTCAACGACCCGGAAGCGCGAGAAGGGTTTGGCCGAGAGACGCGAAACGTCCTCGGCGCGAGGCGAGTCCATCTCGCCGAGGCGTATCTCGACCCAGCGCGCGACCGCCCCAACCTGACCATTCTCTCCGAAACCATCGCGGACCGGATTGTCTGGCGCGGCGACCGCGCCGACGCCGTTGAGGTCATCCGCGACGGACAGCGGAGCCGGCTCGCCGGCGAGCGGATCGTGCTCTGCGCAGGCAGCTTCGGCACGCCGGCGATCCTGCAGCGCTCCGGCATCGGGCCTGCCGACCGACTCCGTCCTCTCCTTGAGGAAGGAGCCCCCCTTCATCATCTCCCCGGAGTGGGCCGCAATCTCTGGGAGCAGCCTGGTATTTTCCTCCGCTGGGAGCCTGCGCCCGGCGCGAGAGAGCGGCTGATGGCAGACGGAACGCCCTTTGCCGCTCTCGTCGTCAAGCTGAAAAGCGACCCCGCGCTTGACTGGTTTGACCTCCATGTCTTCCACAGCCACCTTGCCATCCCGGGTGAAGGGCGCTTCTTCGGCGCTCAGCTCTGGATGCTTGTGCCGGCGGAAAGCGGCGAGGTGCTGATCGCCTCGAGCGACCCCCTTGCGCCGCCGCGCATCCGCGGCGGGATCGGCCATCCTGAAGATATCGCCCGAATCGCGCAGGGGGTCAGGCGGCTGCGCGCGATCATCGGGGAGGAGTCTCTTCGCTCTTGGATCGGAGAGGAAGCCGAGCCCGGCGCCCGCCTCGACGAGAGCGCCCTCCGGGCGTGGGTGGCCGACCACCTCGACCTGTACCATCACGCCTGCGGAACCGCCAAACTCGGGCCGGCAAGCGATCCTCTCGCCGTTGCGGAGGCTGACGGCCGCGTCCGCGGGTTCCGCAATCTCTATCTCGCCGACGCCTCCTTAATTCCGGTCATTCCTCGGGCCGCTGTCCACCTGCCGGTGCTCGCTCTTGCTGAGAAGATCGCGGACGAGCTGGCAGGACGGGGGACTGCCCCGCCTGGGTACGAAACGGCGGCGAGCAGCTGA